One region of Brassica napus cultivar Da-Ae chromosome A10, Da-Ae, whole genome shotgun sequence genomic DNA includes:
- the LOC111213879 gene encoding protein TRM32, translating into MGKHMKSESSSPRHGYNHKSGWLAGMLHVFDFHRWRTKNRPICWKTPRTHSLVYETDEHEPFLDSKNGHSKIVSAEKPTRQLTKMMTTKQVTEYIDFLEILRKEDVSVKILKDPNSEFRKQVHIKSSPRVLPKSGSFPLSRSSRPARIEHKLKENWYAPKQKDTVLTLTVPSESYQEHKPTLPSSHGSADEHGFNHAVINGFREIKKMLKNALKDRKQTKKNKKYSAGSKDDSVGRYHLLEQSFGRKSGDLRSKSLKLSYEEKKSQLTDGNKPQFFRRVSSLSSLEVLGSFLTEPPRDSSTRKSVDLDTSLGAKKSLSLSESPLITEKEKEQEERSQENQVSLQQGPDSAPSSLDKTAQGTETLLSQGLGLSSLESYNHEEEEDGDANFCYVKKVLQLSGFLENVYHGEKWYSEEQPLNPSLLYEVDMKEEEVSKELLFDLVNEAIAETHNQSHIYFPKTFTFSYPNEKRFLDEVWGRVEWSLSGLGAGNRDRSLDDIVGRDLTKGDGWMNLRGETEWLTLEIEDLIFDEVLDEMICVY; encoded by the exons ATGGGGAAGCATATGAAAAGCGAAAGTTCGAGTCCAAGACATGGATATAATCACAAATCAGGCTGGTTAGCTGGAATGCTTCATGTGTTTGACTTTCACCGTTGGAGAACTAAGAACCGTCCAATCT GTTGGAAGACTCCACGAACCCATTCCCTTGTGTATGAAACTGATGAACATGAACCTTTTCTTGATTCTAAGAACGGACACTCAAAGATTGTTAGTGCAGAAAAGCCAACGAGACAATTGACGAAGATGATGACAACAAAGCAAGTAACTGAGTATATTGATTTTCTTGAAATCCTGAGGAAAGAAGATGTTTCTGTCAAGATACTGAAAGATCCAAACTCGGAGTTTAGGAAGCAAGTGCATATCAAGTCTAGTCCAAGAGTCTTGCCCAAGTCAGGCTCCTTTCCTCTCTCTCGCTCTTCACGTCCCGCTAGAATCGAGCACAAGCTGAAGGAGAATTGGTATGCTCCAAAACAGAAGGATACCGTCTTAACTTTAACTGTTCCAAGCGAGAGTTATCAAGAACACAAACCAACCTTACCTTCTTCTCATGGCTCAGCTGATGAGCATGGATTCAACCATGCGGTGATAAATGGATTTAGagaaatcaagaagatgctcaaGAACGCTCTTAAAGACCGAAAACAAACCAAGAAAAATAAGAAGTATTCAGCAGGCTCAAAAGATGATTCTGTGGGGAGATATCATCTCTTGGAACAGAGTTTTGGAAGAAAAAGTGGTGACTTGCGTTCCAAGAGCTTAAAACTTTCAtacgaagagaagaagagccAACTGACAGATGGTAATAAACCACAATTCTTCAGAAGGGTTTCTTCATTGTCCAGCCTTGAAGTTCTTGGTTCGTTTCTGACCGAACCGCCCCGAGATAGTTCTACTAGGAAATCTGTAGACCTAGATACTAGCTTGGGAGCCAAGAAATCTCTATCGTTGTCCGAATCACCACTAAtaacagaaaaagaaaaggagcaaGAAGAAAGAAGCCAAGAAAATCAAGTAAGCCTACAACAAGGTCCAGATTCAGCTCCAAGTTCTTTGGACAAAACTGCACAAGGAACAGAGACTTTACTCTCACAAG GTTTAGGTCTAAGTTCCCTCGAGAGTTACAaccatgaagaagaagaagatggagacgCCAACTTCTGTTACGTAAAGAAAGTTCTACAACTTTCAGGTTTTCTTGAAAACGTTTACCACGGAGAAAAATGGTACTCAGAGGAACAACCACTGAACCCATCACTGCTCTACGAAGTCGacatgaaagaagaagaagtgagcaAAGAGCTTCTCTTTGATTTGGTTAACGAAGCAATAGCTGAGACACACAACCAATCACACATCTATTTCCCTAAAACATTCACTTTTTCCTATCCAAATGAGAAACGTTTTCTTGATGAGGTATGGGGAAGAGTAGAGTGGAGCCTCTCAGGGTTAGGAGCTGGGAATAGAGATCGCTCATTGGACGATATTGTGGGAAGAGATCTTACAAAAGGTGATGGATGGATGAATCTTAGAGGTGAAACCGAATGGTTGACTCTTGAGATAGAAGATCTGATTTTTGATGAAGTTTTAGATGAAATGATTTGTGTTTATTAG
- the LOC106415800 gene encoding probable protein phosphatase 2C 4, whose protein sequence is MGNGVTKLSTCFRGGYSFRQKHISVPPPTDPQDEGLGHSFCYVRPEPTLITCSKVHSEEETTMFRTISGASVSANAATPLSTSLYDPYGHIDRAAAFESTTSFPSIPLQPIPKSSGGGGGGGGPVALGSGPIERGFLSGPIERGFSSGPLDRGGLFSGPLEKPISDHQFQRSFSHGLALRVGSRKRSLVRILRRAISRTVSRGQNSIVAPIKSVKESESSKNHNENNLTVNSLNFSSEGTLDDDVSLEGQNLQWAQGKAGEDRVHVVVSEEHGWLFVGIYDGFNGPDATDYLLSHLYPTLHRELKGLLWDDPNIESKPQDHDGSCLGQEDINHCEGRWRCEWDREKKDLDRRLKEQINSRRSGSDSDQLTNHSDVLKALSQALRKTEEAYLDTADKMLEENPELALMGSCVLVMLMKGEDIYVMNVGDSRAVLGQKSESDYWLAKIRQDLKRINEETMKSNLRGCEGDHEVSNLSAFQLTVDHSTDVEEEVERIRNEHSDDVSAVSNERVKGSLKVTRAFGAGFLKQPKWNNALLEMFQIDYIGESPYISCLPSLYHHRLGSKDRFLILSSDGLYQYFTNEEAVSEVELFITLQPEGDPAQHLVQELLFRAAKKAGMDFHELLEIPQGERRRYHDDVSIVVISLEGRMWKSCV, encoded by the exons ATGGGTAACGGAGTGACAAAACTGAGTACATGTTTCAGAGGCGGATATAGTTTCCGACAAAAACACATCTCAGTTCCACCTCCTACTGATCCTCAAGACGAAGGCTTAGGCCATTCTTTCTGCTACGtccgacccgaaccgacccTCATCACTTGCTCAAAAGTCCATTCGGAGGAAGAGACCACTATGTTCCGAACCATCTCCGGCGCCTCCGTCAGCGCCAACGCCGCCACTCCTCTCTCCACCTCTCTCTACGATCCCTACGGCCACATCGACAGAGCCGCCGCGTTCGAGAGCACGACGTCATTTCCTTCCATCCCTCTCCAGCCCATCCCCAAAAGCTCCGGCggcggcggtggtggtggtggtccgGTCGCCTTGGGCTCCGGTCCAATCGAAAGAGGGTTCCTTTCGGGTCCGATAGAGAGAGGGTTCTCATCGGGTCCGCTTGACCGCGGCGGGCTATTCTCCGGCCCGCTTGAAAAGCCCATCTCCGATCATCAATTCCAGCGTAGCTTCTCTCACGGTTTGGCTTTACGTGTCGGGTCGAGAAAACGGTCTTTGGTTCGGATCCTCCGCCGTGCGATCTCGAGGACGGTTTCTCGAGGGCAGAACTCGATCGTCGCTCCGATCAAGTCCGTTAAAGAATCCGAGAGCAGCAAGAACCACAACGAGAATAACCTCACGGTTAATAGCTTGAACTTTAGCAGCGAGGGGACGTTGGACGACGACGTTTCGCTCGAGGGCCAGAATCTTCAGTGGGCTCAAGGGAAAGCAGGCGAGGATCGAGTACACGTCGTCGTTTCGGAGGAGCACGGTTGGCTTTTTGTCGGGATATACGACGGGTTCAACGGTCCGGATGCGACGGATTATTTACTCTCTCATCTTTATCCCACGCTTCATCGGGAGCTTAAAGGTTTGTTATGGGACGATCCAAACATCGAATCCAAACCTCAGGATCATGACGGTTCGTGTCTCGGTCAGGAAGATATTAATCATTGTGAGGGACGGTGGAGATGTGAGTGGGATCGAGAGAAGAAAGATCTTGACCGTAGATTAAAGGAACAGATCAATAGTAGGAGAAGTGGGTCGGACTCGGATCAGTTGACGAACCATTCGGATGTTTTAAAAGCATTGTCACAAGCTCTGAGGAAGACGGAAGAAGCGTATCTAGACACTGCTGATAAGATGCTGGAGGAGAATCCTGAGCTAGCTTTGATGGGTTCTTGTGTTCTGGTGATGCTTATGAAAGGTGAAGATATTTATGTGATGAATGTTGGCGATAGTAGAGCTGTGCTTGGTCAGAAGTCTGAATCGGATTACTGGCTAGCTAAGATAAGACAGGACTTGAAACGGATCAACGAAGAAACGATGAAGAGTAATTTGAGAGGTTGCGAGGGAGATCATGAAGTCTCAAATTTATCGGCTTTTCAGCTCACTGTTGATCACAGCACAGATGTAGAAGAG GAAGTTGAAAGAATCAGAAACGAGCATTCAGATGATGTTAGTGCAGTGAGTAATGAACGGGTTAAAGGCTCCTTGAAGGTCACAAGAGCATTCGGTGCCGGTTTCTTAAAGCAG cctAAATGGAACAATGCGCTTCTTGAGATGTTCCAAATTGATTACATAGGGGAGTCTCCGTACATAAGCTGCTTACCGTCCCTCTACCATCACAGATTAGGCTCCAAGGACAGGTTTCTAATACTATCATCAGATGGTCTCTACCAGTACTTCACAAATGAAGAAGCGGTTTCAGAGGTTGAGCTATTCATCACATTGCAGCCTGAAGGGGATCCTGCTCAGCACCTTGTACAAGAGCTTTTGTTCAGAGCTGCTAAGAAAGCTG gTATGGATTTCCATGAATTGCTGGAGATACCACAAGGTGAACGGAGACGATACCATGATGATGTTTCAATAGTAGTGATCTCTCTAGAAGGAAGAATGTGGAAATCAtgtgtataa